A genomic segment from Gopherus evgoodei ecotype Sinaloan lineage unplaced genomic scaffold, rGopEvg1_v1.p scaffold_33_arrow_ctg1, whole genome shotgun sequence encodes:
- the LOC115641231 gene encoding olfactory receptor 10A7-like, producing the protein MWSQQDRAMEENLTAVTEFIFLGFSDLQHLQPLLFVLILLIYLFTLIGNGLIIAVTVADLALHNPMYFFLRNLSVLEICYTSVVVPKTLTNLLSEKQAISFLGCAVQMYFYLFFGSTECGLLTVMSYDRYVAICNPMRYPLIMSRKVTLSLAAMVWIVGKLVACEQTAAIFTLPFHGLNKINHFFCDILPVLRLVSTDTSLINAILSFLTMVFTMVPLILIITSYASIICTILKMHSGEGRHKAFSACSSHLITVILFYCSGFITYMRPSSNVSVDTDRALALLYTVIIPTFNPIIYSLRNKEVKEALRKFLTKSNISLFS; encoded by the coding sequence ATGTGGTCTCAACAGGACCGAGCTATGGAAGAAAACTTAACAGCAGTGACAGAGTTTATCTTTCTGGGCTTCTCAGACCTCCAGCATCTGCAGCCCCTTCTTTTTGTCCTCATCTTACTCATCTACCTCTTCACACTAATAGGAAATGGCCTCATCATCGCTGTCACGGTTGCTGACCTGGCCCTCCACAatcccatgtatttcttcctcaggaACTTGTCAGTCTTGGAGATCTGCTACACTTCAGTGGTCGTCCCTAAGACCTTGACCAACCTCCTGTCAGAGAAGCAGGCTATCTCTTTCCTGGGCTGTGCAGTCCAGATGTACTTCTACCTTTTCTTTGGCAGCACAGAGTGTGGCCTGCTGACTGTTATGTCCTATGACCGGTACGTTGCCATATGCAACCCCATGCGTTACCCACTCATCATGAGCAGAAAGGTCACCCTAAGCTTGGCAGCTATGGTGTGGATCGTGGGCAAGTTGGTGGCATGTGAGCAAACGGCAGCCATATTCACGTTACCCTTCCATGGGCTGAATAAAATCAACCACTTCTTCTGCGACATCCTCCCAGTGCTTAGGCTGGTGAGCACAGACACATCACTCATCAATGCCATTCTTTCCTTTCTCACTATGGTGTTCACAATGGTCCCCTTAATCTTAATCATCACCTCCTATGCAAGCATCATCTGCACCATTCTGAAGATGCACTCAGGAGAGGGGAGACACAAAGCTTTCTCCGCTTGCTCCTCACACCTAATCACAGTTATCTTATTCTACTGCAGTGGCTTTATCACCTACATGAGGCCCAGTTCCAATGTCTCTGTGGACACCGATCGAGCCCTCGCCCTGTTGTACACGGTCATTATTCCAACATTCAACCCAATCATATACAGTCTGAGGAACAAAGAAGTCAAGGAGGCTCTGAGGAAATTCTTGACCAAGAGTAACATTTCTTTGTTCTCATAa